One region of Wyeomyia smithii strain HCP4-BCI-WySm-NY-G18 chromosome 3, ASM2978416v1, whole genome shotgun sequence genomic DNA includes:
- the LOC129729080 gene encoding uncharacterized protein LOC129729080, which yields MERLELLDPTTNHFETSYQQLITHILSAYFIGVNTICMITNNMRGNLAIIPSGLSFPIVSIDAMHTNGSNMILSVIELGCYNFVVNHEAIERFLDDYIDIHDRATYRNPNKAVIFLLNQPYSSSSTLLNQLSKHSALDEIINLLILLPTDQLRAIDFLTHNYATNSRQTSDLVLLDSYNTYSRKFRYGQNLFPDKISNLQGRAIKVASFAFIPFVAYAEGESSFPTVRSHDRILKLDGLDGHLLRDFCRSYNCTIEMVIDEVNMWGDIYDNRTGQGILGNLVERRADIGLAGLSNWHRYYAYLTYSANIDRGGITVIVPRARTVQSWRTILLVFPKSVWILTAVVFCGLVIISYSLYRPKFGFQNEPDIVWSAFNMLLIFLMRSASVGKRTTSETILSVSLLAFSLLLGNIYISRFSSLITMPPQGTSINTISDLADSNLTLLQVHEAWIFSLLPSTNPAIVKILSRFETYPPEELQRLADKGNVAFCVGRQQNGHLVFGSWITHFNSHKYQLLLEDLYFVFHVAMATKTWPLMEQFNKLTMRTFDAALRYYEELVAYNTYLDPYLNTLFEHARRRTPKQSRAGELNDFIGVFIGFGFGAAFAVIVFVAELLVANFCGPCVLTKKSN from the exons ATGGAGCGATTGGAGCTTCTTGATCCAACTACAAATCATTTCGAAACTTCCTACCAGCAGCTCATCACACATATAC TTTCAGCTTATTTCATCGGAGTCAACACAATATGTATGATTACCAACAACATGCGGGGAAATCTAGCGATAATTCCGTCAGGATTGTCCTTTCCTATAGTATCGATTGACGCAATGCACACTAATGGTAGTAACATGATACTTTCCGTAATCGAACTCGGATGTTATAACTTCGTTGTGAATCATGAGGCAATTGAAAGATTCCTAGATGATTATATCGATATTCATGACAGAGCAACGTACAGAAATCCCAACAAAGCGGTAATTTTCCTGTTAAACCAGCCGTACTCTAGTTCCTCAACTCTACTAAATCAGCTTTCGAAACACTCAGCATTGGATGAAATCATAAATTTGTTAATACTACTACCAACCGATCAATTGCGGGCGATTGATTTTCTAACACATAATTACGCTACAAATAGTAGACAAACTAGTGACCTTGTACTATTGGATTCGTACAACACTTATAGTCGGAAATTTCGATACGGTCAAAATTTATTTCCGGATAAAATCTCCAACCTACAGGGTAGAGCAATAAAAGTGGCCAGTTTCGCCTTTATTCCCTTTGTAGCGTACGCAGAGGGCGAATCAAGCTTTCCGACGGTACGCTCTCACGACAGAATCCTTAAACTGGACGGTTTAGATGGACATTTACTGAGGGATTTCTGTAGGAGCTATAATTGTACCATCGAAATGGTTATAG ACGAAGTGAACATGTGGGGAGATATTTACGATAATAGGACAGGGCAAGGAATCCTTGGGAACCTGGTCGAACGACGCGCGGATATTGGATTGGCAGGGCTAAGCAACTGGCACCGATATTATGCATATTTAACGTATTCTGCCAATATTGACAGAGGAGGAATAACGGTAATCGTTCCAAGAGCTAG AACTGTCCAATCATGGAGAACAATCCTGCTGGTCTTTCCCAAATCTGTTTGGATCCTAACGGCAGTGGTGTTTTGTGGTCTGGTGATCATCAGCTACTCACTTTACCgacctaaatttggtttccaaaatgAACCTGACATCGTTTGGAGTGCTTTCAATatgttgttaatttttttgatgCGGTCTGCAAGCGTCGGAAAGCGAACTACTTCAGAAACGATTTTGTCAGTCTCTCTACTAGCGTTCTCACTTCTTTTGGGTAACATTTACATCAGTAGATTCTCAAGCTTGATAACAATGCCACCGCAAGGAACATCCATCAATACTATATCCGATTTGGCGGACAGTAATCTTACCCTTCTACAGGTTCACGAAGCCTGGATATTCTCGCTGCTTCCTTCCACTAAT CCCGCTATTGTGAAAATACTATCACGATTTGAAACTTATCCACCAGAAGAATTGCAACGGTTAGCCGACAAAGGCAATGTGGCATTTTGTGTGGGTCGTCAACAAAACGGACACTTAGTTTTTGGCAGCTGGATAACCCACTTCAACTCTCACAAGTACCAACTTTTGCTTGAAGATTTATACTTCGTGTTTCACGTGGCAATGGCGACTAAAACTTGGCCATTGATGGAACAATTCAATAAGTTAACGATGCGTACCTTCGACGCTGCACTTCGCTATTATGAGGAGTTAGTGGCGTATAATACATATTTGGATCCGTATCTCAACACCTTGTTCGAACATGCCCGGCGAAGGACACCCAAACAGTCTAGAGCGGGAGAACTGAACGATTTTATTGGAGTATTCATCGGTTTTGGATTCGGAGCGGCGTTTGCTGTCATTGTATTTGTAGCTGAGCTGCTAGTAGCCAATTTTTGTGGACCTTGCGTCTTGACCAAAAAATCCAATTAA